Proteins encoded within one genomic window of Formosa agariphila KMM 3901:
- the ribB gene encoding 3,4-dihydroxy-2-butanone-4-phosphate synthase translates to MLLTELDTVHTVENDSQERIEQALIHLQNGHGIILMDDEDRENEGDLVFSAHSMTNAEMALMIRACSGIVCLCLTNEKADLLELPYMVTENTSSFQTPFTISIEAKEGVTTGVSAKDRLTTIQVASHENATSKDLAKPGHIFPLRAKNNGVLDRKGHTEGSVDLMKLAGLKPEAVLCELMNDDGTMAKNETITDFANEHDLMILTIQDIIHYRKFVRDYIS, encoded by the coding sequence ATGCTACTCACAGAATTAGATACAGTACATACGGTTGAAAACGATAGTCAGGAACGAATAGAACAGGCATTAATACATCTTCAAAATGGACATGGAATTATCTTAATGGATGATGAGGACCGAGAAAATGAAGGCGATTTAGTATTCTCTGCACACAGTATGACAAACGCAGAAATGGCGCTAATGATTAGAGCATGCAGTGGTATTGTATGTCTTTGTTTAACGAATGAAAAAGCAGACTTACTTGAGTTGCCTTATATGGTAACGGAAAACACAAGTAGTTTTCAAACACCTTTCACCATTTCTATAGAAGCTAAAGAAGGTGTAACTACAGGTGTTTCGGCTAAAGATAGATTAACAACAATTCAAGTGGCATCGCATGAGAATGCAACAAGCAAAGATTTAGCAAAACCAGGACATATATTCCCGTTACGTGCTAAAAATAATGGAGTGCTTGACAGAAAAGGACATACGGAGGGTAGCGTAGATTTAATGAAATTAGCTGGCCTAAAACCCGAAGCAGTATTGTGTGAATTGATGAACGACGACGGCACAATGGCGAAAAATGAAACGATTACAGATTTTGCAAATGAACACGATTTGATGATCCTCACCATACAAGATATTATTCATTATCGTAAATTTGTAAGAGATTATATCTCATGA
- a CDS encoding Crp/Fnr family transcriptional regulator, with translation MTNYIELTNFIKKNIDIDDADLKIVLPYFKTIKKSKNDILLSNGKNSQASYFVKKGCLRLFYIDENGKDITRYIAFENQFATELVSFITNNPALESIQVIENSELLYITHDDFRHLMTIIPKWKDFYSIYLEKAYVNNSKRLNSYTTLDASERYKQLFKINPNIVKRLPNKIVASYINISQETLSRIKSKI, from the coding sequence ATGACAAACTATATAGAGCTCACCAATTTTATAAAAAAGAATATCGATATTGATGATGCAGATTTAAAAATCGTATTACCTTATTTTAAAACCATAAAAAAAAGTAAAAATGACATTTTACTTTCTAATGGAAAAAATAGTCAGGCTAGTTATTTTGTGAAAAAAGGGTGTTTAAGACTTTTTTATATTGATGAAAATGGGAAAGATATAACACGTTATATTGCATTTGAAAATCAGTTTGCTACAGAACTTGTTAGTTTTATAACGAATAATCCTGCACTAGAATCCATACAAGTAATCGAAAATAGTGAATTGTTATATATTACCCACGACGATTTTAGACATCTCATGACGATTATTCCCAAATGGAAAGATTTTTATAGTATTTATTTAGAAAAGGCATATGTTAATAATTCGAAAAGACTAAACTCTTATACCACGTTAGATGCATCAGAGCGATACAAGCAATTGTTTAAAATTAACCCAAACATTGTTAAACGTCTTCCTAACAAAATAGTTGCTTCTTATATCAATATTTCACAAGAAACTTTGAGTCGGATAAAATCTAAAATCTGA
- a CDS encoding arylsulfatase has product MKTKQTILKCLSCFILIGTVGFVQAQDVLPFPPTPSASEAGLTMQTSTYKKRVDKQRLDKDAPNILIILIDDAGPATPSTYGGEINTSNLSRVANQGISYNRFHSTAMCSPTRASLLTGRNHTMIGNGQIAEIANDWDGFSGTIPKNAATVAEVLKNYGYNTSAFGKWHNTPAELTTSKGPFDYWPTGYGFEYFYGFLAGEASQYEPHMVRNTTVVEHPKTTQGHDYYHLTEDITEDAIRWLREQQAFAPDKPFLMYWAPGAVHGPHHVAKEWADKYKGKFDDGWDEYRKRAFKKQKELGWIPQDAKLTERNETMAGWNDIPKDERAFQSRLMEVFAGFAEHTDYNVGLLIDEIERQGKLDNTLIFYIWGDNGSSAEGQNGTISELLAQNSIPSTIKQHIDALEELGGLDVLGSPKTDNMYNAGWAWAGSTPYKSTKLVAAHFGGTRQPLAVSWPKNIKHDKTPRPQFHHVIDIVPTIYEAVNIEAPLVVNGFPQDPINGVSMDYTFANAKAEGTRKIQFFDIMGSRGLYYDGWFASAFGLRNPWVPGLPAGAATWNPEEDTWELYNINEDWSQANDLAKKNPEKLAEMKNMFLVESAKNKNLPIGGGLWSIIYHPEDAPATPYTDWTFSGRIERMPEFTAPKLGKFNNNVSMEITVPDNANGVLYALGGFSGGLSCYIKDGYLCYEYNMFEIKRTHIKSKTKLPTGDVKIEVVSRLTAEKSGSPMNISLMVNGKEVAKGQIPITVPFAFTANDCLDFGSDLGSPVSIDYYDEAPFDFNGTMGTSKIWYPNK; this is encoded by the coding sequence ATGAAAACTAAGCAAACCATTCTAAAATGTCTAAGCTGTTTTATTTTGATTGGAACTGTTGGTTTTGTTCAGGCGCAAGATGTATTGCCCTTTCCTCCAACACCATCGGCAAGTGAAGCAGGTCTTACCATGCAAACCTCTACTTATAAAAAACGAGTAGACAAACAGCGTCTTGACAAAGACGCACCTAACATATTAATAATATTAATTGATGACGCTGGACCAGCTACACCATCTACTTATGGAGGAGAAATAAACACTTCAAATTTAAGTAGAGTTGCAAATCAAGGGATATCTTATAACCGATTTCACTCAACCGCTATGTGTTCTCCAACTCGTGCGTCACTACTTACTGGAAGAAATCATACCATGATTGGAAACGGCCAAATTGCTGAAATAGCCAACGATTGGGATGGATTTAGTGGGACCATTCCTAAAAATGCAGCCACCGTTGCCGAAGTCTTAAAAAATTACGGTTATAATACAAGTGCATTCGGAAAATGGCATAATACACCTGCAGAACTTACAACCTCTAAAGGTCCTTTTGATTATTGGCCTACAGGCTATGGTTTCGAATATTTTTACGGATTTTTAGCTGGTGAAGCCTCACAGTACGAGCCGCATATGGTGCGTAACACTACAGTTGTAGAACATCCAAAAACAACTCAAGGCCATGATTATTATCATCTTACCGAAGATATTACAGAAGATGCTATTCGTTGGTTAAGAGAACAACAAGCATTTGCTCCAGACAAGCCATTTTTAATGTATTGGGCACCAGGTGCAGTGCATGGTCCACACCATGTGGCTAAAGAATGGGCCGATAAATACAAAGGTAAATTTGATGACGGTTGGGATGAATATCGCAAACGTGCCTTTAAGAAACAAAAAGAATTGGGATGGATTCCTCAAGACGCGAAATTGACAGAAAGAAATGAAACAATGGCAGGTTGGAACGACATACCTAAAGATGAAAGAGCGTTTCAAAGTAGGTTAATGGAAGTTTTTGCTGGTTTTGCAGAACATACCGATTACAATGTTGGTTTGCTTATTGATGAAATTGAAAGACAAGGGAAACTAGATAATACACTTATATTTTATATCTGGGGAGATAATGGATCTTCGGCAGAAGGACAGAATGGAACAATTAGCGAATTACTAGCACAAAACAGCATCCCGAGTACCATTAAACAACATATTGATGCTTTAGAAGAGCTTGGAGGTTTAGATGTTTTGGGCTCGCCTAAAACGGATAACATGTATAACGCAGGTTGGGCATGGGCTGGTTCTACGCCATACAAATCTACAAAACTAGTTGCTGCCCACTTTGGTGGTACACGTCAGCCGTTGGCTGTCTCATGGCCTAAAAACATTAAGCACGATAAGACTCCTAGACCACAATTTCATCATGTTATCGATATTGTGCCAACAATTTATGAAGCTGTAAATATTGAAGCTCCGCTTGTTGTGAATGGTTTTCCTCAAGACCCAATTAACGGTGTGAGCATGGACTACACGTTTGCTAATGCTAAAGCAGAAGGCACACGTAAAATTCAATTCTTTGATATTATGGGAAGTCGTGGACTTTACTACGACGGATGGTTTGCTTCGGCCTTTGGTCTAAGAAATCCGTGGGTACCAGGTTTACCTGCAGGAGCTGCGACTTGGAATCCAGAAGAAGATACTTGGGAACTTTACAATATAAATGAAGACTGGAGTCAAGCTAACGATTTAGCCAAAAAAAATCCCGAGAAGCTAGCCGAAATGAAAAACATGTTCTTAGTTGAATCTGCAAAGAATAAAAACTTACCTATTGGAGGCGGCTTATGGTCTATTATTTATCATCCCGAAGATGCTCCGGCAACACCATATACAGACTGGACGTTTAGTGGAAGAATTGAACGTATGCCAGAATTTACAGCGCCTAAACTAGGAAAATTTAATAACAATGTAAGTATGGAGATTACTGTTCCAGACAATGCTAATGGGGTTTTATATGCACTTGGAGGTTTTTCTGGTGGACTATCTTGCTATATAAAAGATGGTTATTTATGTTATGAATACAATATGTTCGAAATAAAAAGAACGCATATTAAGTCTAAAACAAAATTACCTACTGGCGATGTTAAAATAGAGGTTGTATCAAGATTAACAGCAGAGAAATCAGGTTCTCCAATGAATATTAGTCTTATGGTAAATGGTAAAGAGGTTGCAAAGGGACAAATACCTATTACTGTGCCTTTTGCTTTTACAGCAAATGATTGTCTTGATTTTGGTAGTGATTTAGGTTCGCCTGTTTCAATAGATTATTACGATGAAGCGCCATTCGATTTTAATGGAACGATGGGGACTTCAAAAATTTGGTATCCTAATAAATAA
- a CDS encoding tetratricopeptide repeat protein, with product MLPILNTTLVDSEPEILDELNLILSSDLFARSSVLSKFLKFIVEETLAGRTNGLKEYTIAVNGLGKSLDFNPQIDAIIRIHAGRLRRSLNEYYVGSGKNDRIKIEVIKGTYIPVFRSNVINKPDEVLQKKSKPIEFSRSKLTLAVLPFRNLCPDKEYQFFVEGFGEELTRIFSSESNIAVVAHHSARKYASIEEDIRIIGADLGAHYLINGSVKRSNTEIRVSVGLVETLNGMLIWSKDYSHVLEKEKIFDIQDQINNEVFSILSGHYGFIIRDSIADKHDKMDQNLNSFDAVFWNYHAQMSHSIEACKTSRKALEDALANDINNVMCMVMLADLYLNLHLLGYPNIDDPVNEAYRLIKKAIKFAPRSQRAHLAFGWVNICLGEKEKAIQSLKYSLKLGPLSASTRGDIGFSLICAGEYKQSYSLLLQALELNPYCPWWYFMGFFFIHFNNENYEEALQSANNMNASEDVFLNPLLTAAAKGQMGLVLEAQTEVNLLQQKFQPILENLRMHLEFIVLDHNLVDKILTGVRKAGLEIVSK from the coding sequence ATGTTACCAATTTTAAATACAACTTTAGTAGACTCGGAACCCGAGATTTTAGATGAATTGAATCTTATTTTATCTAGTGATTTGTTTGCTCGTTCTTCAGTACTTTCAAAATTTTTAAAATTTATAGTTGAAGAAACTCTAGCTGGACGTACCAATGGTTTAAAAGAGTATACTATAGCCGTAAATGGATTGGGAAAGTCTTTAGATTTTAATCCACAAATAGATGCGATTATTAGAATTCATGCGGGAAGGTTAAGACGTTCTTTAAACGAATATTATGTTGGGTCAGGTAAAAATGATCGAATTAAAATAGAAGTAATTAAAGGTACGTATATTCCCGTTTTTAGGTCTAATGTTATTAATAAGCCTGATGAGGTTTTACAAAAAAAGAGTAAACCTATTGAGTTTTCGCGATCAAAACTTACCCTTGCCGTACTCCCTTTCCGGAATTTATGTCCAGATAAAGAGTATCAATTTTTTGTAGAAGGATTTGGAGAAGAGCTAACGCGTATCTTTAGCTCAGAATCTAATATTGCTGTTGTAGCACATCATTCTGCCCGTAAATATGCATCTATAGAAGAAGATATTCGTATAATTGGCGCAGACTTAGGTGCTCATTATTTAATAAATGGTTCTGTAAAACGTTCTAATACAGAAATTCGCGTAAGTGTAGGGCTCGTTGAAACCTTAAACGGCATGCTAATTTGGTCTAAAGATTACTCTCATGTACTTGAAAAAGAGAAAATTTTCGATATTCAAGATCAAATTAATAATGAAGTTTTTTCGATTTTAAGTGGTCATTATGGTTTCATAATTAGAGATTCAATAGCAGATAAACATGATAAGATGGATCAAAATTTAAACAGTTTTGATGCCGTGTTTTGGAATTACCACGCACAAATGTCGCATAGTATTGAAGCTTGTAAAACGAGTAGAAAAGCGCTTGAAGATGCATTAGCTAACGATATCAATAACGTTATGTGTATGGTAATGCTTGCCGATTTATATCTTAATTTACATTTACTTGGCTATCCTAATATTGATGATCCTGTAAATGAAGCCTACCGCCTTATTAAAAAGGCTATTAAGTTTGCTCCACGTTCTCAGCGCGCTCATTTGGCGTTTGGTTGGGTAAATATTTGTTTAGGTGAAAAAGAGAAAGCTATACAGTCTTTAAAATACAGTTTGAAATTAGGCCCTTTATCAGCATCGACACGCGGCGATATCGGGTTTTCATTAATTTGTGCCGGAGAGTATAAACAATCTTATAGTTTACTTTTACAGGCACTGGAACTTAATCCATATTGCCCGTGGTGGTATTTTATGGGATTTTTCTTTATACATTTTAATAATGAAAACTATGAAGAAGCATTACAATCTGCTAATAATATGAATGCTTCCGAAGATGTATTTCTAAATCCGTTATTAACTGCTGCTGCTAAAGGGCAAATGGGACTGGTCTTAGAAGCGCAAACAGAAGTGAACCTATTACAACAAAAATTTCAGCCAATTCTTGAAAATCTTAGAATGCACTTAGAATTTATTGTGTTAGATCATAATCTAGTCGATAAAATTTTAACAGGAGTTAGAAAGGCAGGATTAGAAATAGTCTCAAAATAA
- a CDS encoding SphA family protein, whose protein sequence is MTYSKYKFTKYKKQNGLSFFKQLCLLVFIMTFNNIVHSQNSKKFVSPLQTGHYTPGFLSIRDFADPAPASGIIVLDYNIYQYGDKFYNSTGDQLNQIGNVKLDSNLKGYINNPFLLYASKKKILGATYFGGVSVPYVTVNTNLAYSRIGTITGDEKNGNVSGKVSGFSDLNVLPLYLSWSKSSYNITAGYMFYAPTGKFELGGDDNTGLGYWSNIFQTFGYWYPQKIEDKPSKALAVMLGASYELTGKIKDSDVNIGDRFSLDYGIEQYLNEKFSVGIYGGNNWQVSKDKGSQVYWDNTVKDRLGIVGIQLAYWLLPNRLQAVGKWGFSYGAIERYQQNSVQINLVFITGALSNSN, encoded by the coding sequence ATGACCTATTCAAAATATAAATTTACAAAATATAAAAAGCAAAATGGTTTAAGTTTTTTTAAACAATTATGTTTATTAGTCTTTATCATGACTTTCAATAATATTGTTCATAGTCAAAACTCTAAGAAATTCGTGTCTCCACTTCAAACTGGACATTATACACCAGGTTTTTTAAGTATTAGAGATTTCGCTGATCCAGCCCCAGCTAGTGGGATAATTGTATTAGATTATAATATATATCAATATGGAGATAAATTTTATAACTCAACCGGAGATCAATTAAATCAGATTGGTAATGTGAAATTAGACTCTAATCTGAAAGGTTATATTAATAACCCTTTTCTTTTGTATGCTTCTAAAAAGAAAATATTAGGTGCAACTTATTTTGGAGGTGTTTCAGTACCATACGTTACGGTCAATACTAATTTGGCATATTCTCGAATTGGAACTATAACAGGAGACGAAAAAAATGGAAATGTAAGTGGTAAAGTTTCTGGTTTTTCAGATTTAAATGTTTTACCTCTTTACTTGAGTTGGTCTAAATCTTCTTATAATATTACAGCAGGCTATATGTTTTATGCACCAACTGGTAAATTTGAGTTAGGTGGTGATGATAATACGGGGCTTGGATACTGGAGTAATATTTTTCAAACATTTGGATATTGGTATCCTCAAAAAATAGAAGATAAACCTTCTAAAGCTTTAGCTGTTATGTTGGGGGCAAGCTATGAATTAACTGGAAAAATTAAAGATTCAGACGTAAATATTGGTGATCGTTTCTCTTTAGATTATGGTATTGAACAATATTTAAATGAAAAATTTTCGGTAGGGATTTATGGAGGTAACAATTGGCAAGTCTCAAAAGACAAGGGAAGTCAGGTTTATTGGGATAATACTGTAAAAGATAGATTAGGTATTGTAGGTATACAGTTAGCCTATTGGCTATTACCTAATAGACTTCAAGCTGTTGGAAAATGGGGATTTAGTTACGGAGCTATAGAACGTTATCAGCAAAATTCAGTACAAATAAATCTAGTATTTATCACGGGAGCTTTAAGCAATAGCAATTAA
- a CDS encoding arylsulfatase — protein sequence MKTLICKYFKDNSSLITSVLLVLISSFVSAQDKPNIVYILVDNVGYGNFGTYGGTVDTPNIDKLAKSGIQFNNYNVEAQCTPTRSAIMTGRHPVRSGTTSVPLPGTGLGGMSPWEYTLPELLSDVGYATALFGKWHLGDQEGRLPNNQGFDEWWGIKNSWDEAGYTTWPLFKESGMETPMIWEGKKGQKSKAVMPLNLKIRPIVDRDYIIPKTVNYIKNNAKKKTPFFVYVGYSEAHPPIIINEDFSGKSTKRGGKWADMIAEMDFHVGEIIDAVKDTGIENNTIFIFCSDNANGGFVPQDGPGSNGPFRGDFANVPFEGSMRVPAIISWPGKVPAGIVTQEIFAAVDWLPTIAGMIGEQKHIPTDRPIDGIDASAMMLGKSNITGRDNYMFFGTDGGLLSVKWKVYKTIFRYTEGPVSAEKSYIKPSFPMIYDLSSDPHEDNNLMTSDLTVGWIFAPNVKIIGAYEHSLKEFPNIKVGQDFKGY from the coding sequence ATGAAAACACTAATCTGTAAATATTTTAAAGATAACTCAAGTTTGATTACTTCAGTGCTATTAGTACTAATTTCATCATTTGTATCTGCGCAAGATAAACCGAACATTGTATATATTTTAGTAGATAACGTTGGCTATGGCAATTTTGGAACTTACGGAGGTACGGTGGATACGCCTAATATTGATAAGTTAGCCAAAAGTGGTATACAGTTTAATAACTATAATGTTGAGGCACAATGTACACCAACTAGATCAGCTATTATGACAGGAAGGCATCCTGTTCGTTCAGGTACAACCTCAGTGCCCTTACCGGGAACGGGACTAGGCGGAATGTCTCCTTGGGAATATACTTTACCAGAACTACTTTCTGATGTTGGTTATGCTACGGCGCTGTTTGGTAAATGGCATTTAGGAGATCAGGAAGGTAGATTACCAAACAATCAAGGTTTTGATGAATGGTGGGGAATAAAAAATAGTTGGGATGAAGCTGGTTATACTACTTGGCCACTATTTAAAGAAAGTGGTATGGAAACGCCTATGATATGGGAAGGTAAGAAAGGGCAGAAATCTAAAGCAGTCATGCCTTTAAATCTAAAAATTAGACCAATCGTAGATAGAGATTATATCATACCTAAAACTGTGAATTACATTAAGAATAATGCAAAAAAGAAGACACCGTTCTTCGTTTATGTAGGGTATTCTGAAGCACATCCTCCGATAATAATTAACGAAGATTTTTCAGGAAAATCTACCAAACGAGGAGGAAAATGGGCAGATATGATTGCTGAGATGGATTTTCATGTTGGAGAAATTATTGATGCAGTGAAAGACACTGGTATTGAGAATAACACCATTTTCATATTCTGCAGTGATAATGCGAATGGGGGATTTGTACCACAGGATGGTCCGGGATCTAATGGACCATTTAGAGGTGATTTTGCAAACGTTCCTTTTGAAGGAAGCATGCGAGTTCCTGCAATAATAAGTTGGCCAGGAAAAGTACCTGCAGGTATTGTTACACAAGAGATTTTTGCCGCTGTAGACTGGTTGCCTACGATAGCAGGAATGATAGGGGAGCAGAAACATATACCCACAGATAGACCTATTGACGGTATTGATGCCTCTGCAATGATGTTAGGTAAAAGTAATATAACTGGTCGTGATAATTATATGTTCTTTGGTACAGACGGTGGATTACTATCCGTGAAATGGAAGGTTTATAAAACAATATTTAGATATACTGAAGGACCTGTATCTGCAGAGAAATCTTATATAAAACCTTCATTTCCTATGATTTATGATTTGAGTAGTGATCCACATGAAGACAATAACCTTATGACTTCAGATTTGACTGTTGGTTGGATTTTTGCTCCAAATGTTAAGATTATTGGTGCATACGAACACAGTCTAAAAGAATTTCCTAATATTAAGGTAGGTCAAGATTTTAAGGGGTACTAA